One genomic window of Manihot esculenta cultivar AM560-2 unplaced genomic scaffold, M.esculenta_v8 Scaffold64, whole genome shotgun sequence includes the following:
- the LOC122722613 gene encoding uncharacterized protein LOC122722613 translates to MSDPSEVIAGGVAPMVEEQGGGKRKGRGKPREPTRAREELGDLETRLAKVELVLIEEEEKFEEVDTRIEELGNGMEEFREEMQGALDSVVDKLASEMGSLRHAHSEENAAIKEENHFLRAEMDKMMGRMKELEEQLALLRSVVVQGGMAATPSTSGAPMARVEVPKPQAFKGTRNAKEIDNFLWSLEQYFKALGIVEDARKIDHAPLYLADTAMVWWRRREADIEKGTCTLETWDDFKRELKRQFYPVNAAHEARARLRRLTQRGTIRDYVKEFTEVILEIPGYPDSEALFAFMDGLQHWARLEIERRGAQDLATAISIAESLTEYQKGDKGKGVEQVKAKNSGDIHESKEGGAKPWRPKEGLTKGWRRPEGERERPQPKCFLCDGPHMVRECPKRKVLSSLVEEKEATKQQGEGMCMGALQLAAIDVKPKEVASERKGRLFAPLEVKGQSIHALVDTGASHNFMKLDVAKKLGVPFNGDEGWLKVVNSFPTPTYGVARNVQVKIGEWTGTLDFYIIDLDDHSCVLGMDFMDKVKAVLLPYANDMCLPDGNTLKAINLARGKNATSTLSSLQVVSPKELPKESLPPRRSKGHDEKKKRVRMTVDAMGPKSSLLRRIKEATMRDGQAKQLVRLARDGVTRKFVVDGGLIKTRRGSIFVPKWGKSREEVMRWCHDFMICGRPSVRKMMAMLGREFYWHHMVMDVKWFVKTCLGSHRGDGDSPKEVKSKGRSPFAPRGSRPWRSKVRLRGDATRASRE, encoded by the coding sequence ATGTCCGATCCAAGCGAGGTGATTGCTGGGGGAGTTGCTCCTATGGTGGAGGAGCAAGGCGGCGGTAAAAGGAAAGGAAGGGGCAAACCGAGGGAGCCTACACGAGCTAGGGAGGAGCTCGGTGATTTGGAGACCCGTCTTGCGAAGGTGGAGCTAGTCTTGATCGAGGAAGAGGAGAAGTTCGAGGAGGTGGACACCCGCATAGAGGAACTTGGCAATGGGATGGAAGAGTTCCGAGAGGAGATGCAAGGTGCCCTCGACTCCGTTGTGGACAAGCTAGCAAGTGAGATGGGGTCACTTAGGCATGCCCATTCCGAGGAGAATGCCGCCATTAAAGAGGAGAACCATTTCCTAAGGGCGGAAATGGATAAGATGATGGGGAGGATGAAGGAGCTCGAGGAGCAATTGGCATTGTTGCGCTCCGTGGTAGTCCAAGGTGGTATGGCAGCCACACCATCCACTTCGGGAGCTCCTATGGCACGAGTGGAAGTGCCAAAGCCACAAGCGTTCAAGGGGACGCGAAATGCTAAGGAGATTGACAATTTCCTATGGAGCTTGGAGCAGTACTTCAAGGCCCTAGGAATTGTCGAAGATGCGAGGAAGATAGATCATGCCCCACTATACTTGGCTGACACTGCCATGGTTTGGTGGCGAAGGAGGGAAGCTGACATCGAGAAGGGCACTTGCACATTAGAGACGTGGGACGATTTCAAGAGAGAATTGAAGAGGCAATTCTATCCCGTGAATGCTGCTCATGAGGCACGAGCAAGGTTAAGGAGGCTTACTCAACGAGGGACGATTCGAGATTATGTGAAGGAATTCACCGAGGTAATTCTCGAAATCCCTGGCTATCCCGATAGTGAAGCACTCTTTGCTTTTATGGATGGGTTACAACATTGGGCAAGGCTTGAGATTGAAAGGCGTGGAGCCCAAGATCTTGCCACTGCCATCTCTATTGCCGAGTCCTTGACTGAATATCAGAAAGGGGACAAAGGCAAAGGAGTGGAGCAAGTAAAAGCCAAGAATAGTGGCGACATCCATGAAAGCAAGGAGGGAGGTGCTAAACCGTGGAGACCTAAGGAGGGTTTGACCAAGGGATGGAGGAGGCCCGAAGGTGAAAGGGAAAGGCCTCAACCGAAGTGCTTCTTGTGCGATGGACCGCATATGGTGAGAGAGTGTCCAAAGCGCAAGGTCTTGTCTTCCTTAGTGGAGGAAAAGGAAGCAACCAAGCAGCAAGGAGAAGGCATGTGCATGGGTGCCTTACAACTAGCTGCCATCGATGTCAAGCCTAAGGAGGTGGCAAGTGAGCGCAAGGGACGCTTGTTTGCGCCATTAGAGGTAAAGGGGCAGTCCATTCATGCTTTGGTGGATACCGGGGCTTCACACAACTTTATGAAGCTCGATGTGGCCAAGAAGCTTGGAGTTCCCTTTAATGGTGATGAGGGTTGGTTGAAGGTTGTCAACTCTTTTCCAACCCCGACATATGGAGTTGCGAGGAATGTCCAAGTGAAGATAGGTGAGTGGACTGGAACTTTGGACTTCTACATTATTGATTTGGATGATCACTCTTGTGTGCTAGGCATGGATTTTATGGATAAGGTGAAGGCAGTTCTTCTCCCCTATGCCAATGATATGTGTTTACCCGATGGGAATACCTTGAAGGCCATAAACTTGGCAAGAGGGAAGAATGCCACTAGCACACTCTCTAGTCTACAAGTAGTAAGTCCAAAGGAGCTGCCCAAGGAGTCATTGCCACCGAGGAGAAGTAAAGGGCatgatgagaagaagaagagagtgaGGATGACTGTCGACGCGATGGGTCCAAAGTCTTCCTTGTTAAGGCGCATCAAGGAGGCAACGATGCGTGATGGGCAAGCCAAGCAATTGGTGAGATTGGCTCGCGATGGGGTAACAAGGAAGTTTGTGGTTGATGGTGGGCTCATTAAGACGAGGCGTGGCAGCATCTTTGTGCCTAAATGGGGCAAGTCAAGGGAAGAGGTCATGAGGTGGTGTCATGACTTCATGATTTGTGGCCGTCCAAGTGTGAGGAAGATGATGGCAATGCTTGGACGAGAGTTTTATTGGCATCACATGGTGATGGATGTCAAATGGTTTGTGAAGACTTGTTTGGGGAGTCATAGAGGGGATGGTGATTCTCCAAAGGAGGTAAAGTCTAAGGGACGTTCTCCATTTGCACCAAGGGGGAGTAGACCATGGAGGTCGAAGGTGCGACTTCGTGGAGACGCGACGAGGGCGTCGCGAGAATAG